Proteins encoded together in one Oncorhynchus nerka isolate Pitt River linkage group LG19, Oner_Uvic_2.0, whole genome shotgun sequence window:
- the zcchc9 gene encoding zinc finger CCHC domain-containing protein 9 isoform X2, with amino-acid sequence MTRWARANNVHKHKPAEATPWSQLRTRGGGVGKGRPGPFGGSGGASSSHGPGGWGRGRGGGGDPLRRTQLGDAGIKKPCRKKKDYDNEDVNGFMEYLQSGGAGTSRGGGGAGMGGLREEVETALKKDRRREDRRIKRQDDKKSGMVCFNCRKSGHGLADCPEADRDEEMGREICYRCGSTEHEIQRCRAKIDPALGVRPWVGLGGHTPTHWGARPSHWGARPSNQNEFFLTEGL; translated from the exons ATGACGCGATGGGCCAGAGCCAACAACGTCCACAAACACAAACCTGCTGAGGCAACACCCTGGAGCCAGCTTagaaccagagggggaggagTAGGGAAGGGTCGTCCAGGCCCTTTTGGAGGTTCAGGAGGTGCTAGTTCTAGCCATGGTCCTGGGGGTTGGGGAagaggtaggggaggagggggagacccTCTGAGGCGAACGCAGCTCGGCGATGCTGGGATTAAGAAGCCCTGTCGGAAGAAGAAAGACTACGACAATGAGGATGTGAACGGCTTCATGGAATACCTTCAGAGTGGCGGGGCTGGGACGtccaggggaggtggaggggcagggaTGGGGGGACTCAgggaagaggtagagacagccctgaagaaagacaggaggagagaggacaggaggattaAGAGACAGGATGACAAGAAGAGCGGCATG gTGTGTTTTAACTGTAGGAAGTCTGGCCACGGGTTGGCTGACTGTCCGGAGGCGGACCGAGACGAGGAGATGGGAAGGGAAATCTGCTACCGCTGTGGATCCACAGAACATGAGATCCAACGCTGCCGTGCTAAAATAGATCCtgctctag GGGTGAggccatgggtgggccttggagggcatacgcccacccactggggagccaggcccagccactggggagccaggcccagcaatcagaatgagtttttcctcacAGAAGGGCTTTAG